From one Salvelinus alpinus chromosome 14, SLU_Salpinus.1, whole genome shotgun sequence genomic stretch:
- the trpm2 gene encoding transient receptor potential cation channel subfamily M member 2 isoform X2 — translation MFSALLGHKPQFVRLLLENGVCLREFLGDQTTLCDLYTQLPTSCFFLRRLAKRIQTEKSRRSQTLSPRGAAGRTISLSHVSDEIRHLLGSFTQPLYPLPGLHSTRYPKEPKEDVAVTLPPKEQLELQASPDPDRGPGRDSERGEETFRDPGGDLFLWAILQNKKELAEIAWEQSRDCMSAALAASKILKKLAEEGAEEEDEAEEMRELAKHYERHAIGVFSECHCCDEERAQRLLIRVSSSWGQTTCLRLALEADDKSFVAHSGVQALLTQIWCGELAADNPLWRVLLCMLFFPLIYTGFLGFRRDESIQREAERSAELLTMESLTGSQACTRRKPPVHDLLARIPLGLKPLTVSTRLVSLFTSPQVKFYWNILSYFSFLLLFSVVLMIDFQATPSWREGLLYVWLISLVCEEIRQLFHDPDGFGFRKKADMYINDMWNILDFLSILLFLIGLAFRLTTRLFYAGKVILCIDFIIFCLRLMAIFIISKTLGPKIIIVRRMMLDMFFFMFLLSIWVVAYGVAKQGILIHNEDRLDWIVRGVIYEPYLIIFGKMPSNIDNALFDIKACSVNGTEPQKPKCPILNEDKMPAFPEWLTIILLCVYLLFANILLLNLLIAIFNYTFQEVQDNTDTIWKFQRYELIKEYHSRPAAPPPLILLSHIFLFIRRRVLQRPPNSYRAFKEELPEVEEEELLSWESLMKDNYLLSCRQQQSQSMEQRTTDTADKVSTMAELLQREEATGSVALVKRLTRLEEQVSQSARALQWIMDTLKAQGLHSKEEAPQLASPGKLKRSESEPNEPHRQEKSEREKTFYHVNARRLDYPDSTIPRFPVVEEKVPWEVDFILYNPPVLNGDSQEQIDGSELDSVKSYRNPGGRTGMEGRGALTRLGPNLILDPVLTRWRDSERSALEFLAVWDREDGLWTLPGGPVQLDEPLPDRLLRIMGQKIYDTIKTKMVEVTKVHEGYVDDIRNTDDAWVETTVLNIHLDRRSLLMADINRMAENTLSCVELVQWMEVSSRTRMSSYQRDALRRVAELHQRTF, via the exons ATGTTCTCAGCCCTGCTGGGCCACAAGCCCCAGTTTGTCCGGCTGCTCCTGGAGAACGGAGTGTGTCTGAGAGAGTTCCTGGGGGACCAGACCACTCTGTGTGACCTCTACACCCAGCTGCCCACTTCCTGCTTCTTCCTGCGCCGCCTGGCCAAGCGCATCCAGACCGAGAAGAGTCGACGGAGTCAGACCCTGAGTCCTCGGGGCGCTGCAGGGAGGACCATCTCTCTCAGTCACGTCTCGGATGAAATACGCCACCTACTGGGCAGTTTCACCCAGCCACTCTACCCCTTGCCTGGCCTGCACTCCACCAGGTACCCAAAGGAGCCCAAGGAGGATGTCGCTGTCACA CTGCCACCCAAAGAGCAGCTGGAGCTCCAGGCCTCGCCAGACCCAGACAGAGGACCAGGGAGAGATTCAGAAAGGGGCGAGGAGACTTTCAGAGACCCAGGCGGAGACCTTTTCCTCTGGGCCATCCTGCAGAACAAGAAAGAGCTGGCTGAGATTGCCTGGGAGCAG TCCCGGGACTGTATGTCAGCAGCTCTGGCCGCTAGTAAGATCCTGAAGAAGTTGGCTGAGGAAGGAgcggaagaggaggatgaggcgGAGGAGATGAGAGAACTGGCCAAACACTATGAGAGACACGCCATCG gTGTGTTCAGTGAGTGCCACTGCTGTGATGAGGAGCGTGCCCAGAGGCTGCTAATCCGGGTCTCTTCATCCTGGGGTCAAACCACTTGTCTGAGGCTGGCTCTGGAGGCTGATGACAAGAGCTTTGTTGCTCACTCTGGGGTTCAG GCTCTCCTGACCCAGATCTGGTGTGGGGAGCTGGCGGCAGACAATCCTCTGTGGAGGGTGCTGCTATGTATGCTGTTCTTCCCTCTCATTTACACTGGCTTCCTGGGATTCAG GCGTGATGAGTCCatccagagagaggcagagaggagtgcTGAGCTGCTCACCATGGAGTCATTAACAGGAAGCCAGGCCTGCACCAGGAGGAAGCCTCCTGTACA TGACCTCCTTGCCAGGATCCCTCTGGGTCTGAAACCGTTGACAGTCTCCACCCGGCTGGTCAGCCTCTTCACCTCTCCTCAG GTGAAGTTCTACTGGAACATCTTGTCCTACTTCAGCTTCCTGCTGCTGTTCTCTGTGGTGCTGATGATCGACTTCCAGGCCACGCCCTCCTGGAGGGAGGGGCTTCTCTATGTCTGGCTCATCTCATTGGTCTGTGAGGAGATCCGACAG CTGTTCCATGACCCAGATGGGTTTGGGTTCCGTAAGAAGGCTGATATGTACATTAATGACATGTGGAACATTCTAGACTTTCTGTCCATCCTGCTCTTCCTCATCGGCCTGGCCTTCAG ACTGACCACCAGGTTGTTCTATGCAGGGAAGGTCATCCTGTGTATCGACTTCATCATCTTCTGTCTTCGTCTCATGGCCATCTTCATCATCAGTAAAACTCTGGGCCCCAAGATCATCATCGTCAGGAGAATG atgtTGGATATGTTCTTCTTCATGTTCCTGCTGAGTATCTGGGTCGTAGCATACGGCGTTGCTAAGCAGGGCATCCTCATCCACAACGAGGACAGACTGGACTGGATCGTCCGGGGGGTCATCTACGAACCATACCTTATCATCTTCGGGAAAATGCCCTCTAACATCGACA ATGCCCTGTTTGACATAAAGGCCTGCAGTGTAAATGGTACAGAGCCTCAAAAGCCTAAATGCCCCATTCTTAACGAGGACAAGATGCCTGCGTTCCCTGAGTGGCTGACTATAATCCTACTGTGTGTCTACCTGCTGTTTGCCAACATACTGCTGCTCAACCTGCTAATAGCAATCTTCAA CTATACTTTCCAGGAGGTTCAGGATAACACAGACACCATCTGGAAATTCCAGCGGTATGAACTGATCAAGGAGTACCACAGCCGACCAGCTGCCCCCCCTCCACTCATCCTTCTCTCCCACATCTTCCTCTTCATCAGAcgcagagtgctgcagagaccCCCCAATAGTTACAGAGCCTTCA AGGAGGAGCTGcctgaggtggaggaggaagagttgCTGTCGTGGGAATCCTTAATGAAGGATAACTACCTTCTCTCCTGCAGACAGCAGCAGAGCCAGAGCATGGAGCAACGTACCACAGACACCGCTGACAA GGTTAGCACCATGGCAGAGCTGCTACAGAGGGAGGAGGCCACCGGGTCGGTTGCTTTAGTGAAGAGATTGACCAGACTGGAGGAGCAG GTCTCCCAGTCAGCCAGAGCTCTCCAGTGGATCATGGACACCCTGAAAGCTCAGGGTCTACACTCTAAAGAGGAGGCTCCACAGCTTG CCTCACCTGGTAAGCTGAAGAGGTCTGAAAGTGAACCCAATGAACCCCATAGACAGgagaagtcagagagagagaagacgtttTACCATGTCAACGCCCGGCGTCTGGACTACCCTGACAGTACCATCCCTCGCTTCCCTGTTGTTGAGGAGAAGGTGCCCTGGGAG GTTGATTTCATCCTTTACAATCCTCCTGTTCTGAATGGAGACAGCCAGGagcagatagatgg ATCAGAACTTGATTCTGTAAAGAGTTACAG AAACCCAGGAGGAAGGACAGGGATGGAAGGAAGAGGAGCACTGACCCGTCTGGGTCCAAACCTGATCCTGGACCCTGTCCTCACACG ctggagagatagtgagagatcTGCTCTGGAGTTCCTGGCGGTCTGGGACCGGGAGGATGGGCTCTGGACACTACCTGGG GGTCCTGTCCAATTAGACGAGCCCCTGCCAGACAGATTACTGAGGATTATGGGACAGAAGATCTATGACACGATAAAAACTAAGATGGTAGAGGTAACCAAG GTCCATGAGGGCTACGTAGACGACATCAGGAACACAGACGATGCTTGGGTAGAAACTACAGTCCTGAACATCCATCTAGACCGGAGAAGTCTACTGATGGCTGATATCAACCGCATG